The sequence CTGGGGGAGGACAAGCAGGGGGCTCATTGGTGCCCTTTACAAGGCTCTCACCTTGGACCAGGTGTTGTTGCAGAAGTCCCAGACCGTGGCATTGACATGGCTTAGAGACTGCTGGCTGGTCAGGTTCAGGAAGGAGAAAGTGTAGTAGAACCCAGAAAAGGCCTGGGGAAGAAGGGGTGGTGGTAAAAACTACATCTCCCTCCTCATGCAAAGTCCTCACAGCACCTCTGGGCTGGGAGTCAGCGCTGCTATCCCTGCCTTGGATGAGTGGAGCGCCAGATCAGGAGGGCTGGCTGAGCTGTGGCAGAACATCTCACTGCAATCTCTTGGGCCAGATCTTAGAGTAAAGCCTGACAAGACTTGGAGCTCATGGACAAGCCCTGGGGCTTCTGCTTGTACTTGGGAGCCCTGCCAAATCAGACCAGACTTGTTCCTCATGGACAAGATCTTCCTGTTTCCCTCAGGAGGGACTGGACCGCTGCATAAGGCAGAATCCACCTTCCAGCTTAGGGGCAGAGATTTGCAGAAGGGACCAGCTTTGGAGTTCTCTCTCTTGCCTTCCCCTCTCACAACCAACAGTAGAGAAGACTCccaccctccatccccacaccctCAGCACCACCCCACAGTCAGAGGCTCCTTACAAAGAACTGTCCCCGTACGGGCGGCTGATAGACCCCGTCGAACCCACACGTCCTGTTGGCCCCGCAGGTGAAGTTGAAGAGCTTCAGGATGGCAGCGCGGCACGCTGCAGGGTTCCCTGTCCCTGTCACCGTGAGGAcctgtgcagggctgagcatGCTTGGAATGGGGACACAGGGACTGTCATAGATCTCTGCTATGGTGATGTTCTCCTGGTATCCCTTGGGGTAGCAGGGCTGTGATATCTGCTGGGCATACAAGCTGTCCTGTTGAAAGAGAGGGAGCCATTACCAGTGCATGATGTGGGATGCCAGCGAGACCCtacccacagctcagcctgtgCTTACACCCTCCCAGAAAGCAGGATCCAGACCCCAGGAGGATCTGGGATCCCAAACTCCCCACCCAATCTGCTCTCTTATGTAGGGACACACAATTTGGAGACTCGATAATCCTGGCCAGGAGGTGCCAGATGGTGCCTGTGGCTGACTGGACCTTGTGCCCTCTGCTAACTGGATGCTGCATCTACTGTCCAGAGAGGGACCTGCAAGTCACTTGAGATGCAATGAAGCTGATACCTGGAAACCACTGGGGAGGAGAGCGCCCCGCAGAAGcccaccaccacctcccactcaaatgataacatttttttaGTCCAGTACATAAAGTATAAGCCTTTCTCAGGTTCTGCAATTTGTGAAACTTCCCTTGGACTTTTTCTACATACATGCACAGATTTTCTGGAAGACATTATTCGTGGCAATGGAAAACCGTTGAGCAGATTCTACTGCCCAGCGGCTGAGGTACCTGATGGAGGGCTGCCGTCAGCCTCTTCAAGGCCTGCATCTGCCCGTAGCACAGGTAGCTGTGGGTGTAGAGCGAGTAGTTGGTGCCGTACAGCCTGAAGTGGACAGACGTGTTTTTATCTTCAATAGTGACTCCGGGCTGGAAGGTTATTTGTGTTGAGGCTCCTCCAAGGTCCAGAGCTCCCAGCACTTCAGTGTTCTGTGGATGTTCCCATTTTCCTGTGAAGGAAAACTGGCCCCATAAGGCAGACAGTGTTAGTCTGTCCCTTCCCTAAAGGTTCTGTGACCTCAAAAGCCCCTGGGAGACCTTCCACATCCTATGTCCCCATTTAACCCCTTTTTGCCCATATCCTCCTCAACCCACATAGATCTCTGTGTAGTGCTGAGGTTTGGATCTTAATCACACCCATAGAGCCAAAGGTGCAGTTCACAACAACGTGCTGCAGTTGTTTGGGTGACTGTCACTCTAAAATGACATTTCACTCTTGTGGGAATAAAGAAATCTGGTCTTGACTCAGACAGGAAGATACACACACTATGCATATCCCCAGCCCCCCCGTGCCCTCCCCTCTGGCCCAAACCTTGATAAGTGTCTCCAGCAGGTAGTTGACGGTGATCCAGCCAAAGGCACCCTCCTCATTCCCAGTGAGGATCTGAGCTCCACGGAAGTCCACAGGGTACTCACGAATGGTCTTGCTGACCTCAGCAAAGACCTGATCAGCTTTTGTGCtgttctgctccctgcagaagaAGACAAATCCCATGTGGTGGAAGAGGCAATTGCAGGGGAGCTTTCAGAGCAGGCTAATAGTAAAAGACTGTGACCTGCAAAGCAGTGGGACTACACAGTGACAGCATACACCCCGTCCATCCATTGCTTTTCATCCTATAacatcctttccaacccaaaccattctatgaattCAAGTCTAGCAAAGTATGTTGTTCCTTCCCCAGGGTACTGCCAGGCAGGCACCAGTGTAGGCTGCAGTTTCCCCATGGAGCAGTGAGCTGGCTATGTTGGTCAGCCCCAGTGGGCTACAGAAATGGATGCTCAGCCCATTGCCATGGTCTGTCTGAGCAGCTGCCCCTCTGCCcccaatcccagccccacacccctTCTAAGATGCTGAAGTGTGTGGTGGGGGCAGTGCCTGTACCTCAGCAGCCTCATGCCCGCTGTGGCCCCCAGGTAGGTGGGTGTCTCCCGCTGCTGCTCTACAGGGATAGCTGTCATGGCCTTGTCCAGGCAGGGCTTCAGGCTGGCTCCAGCCTCAGCGGGGTTATCTGCATAGCTGGAAATGCCAGATCCTGCAACAGAGCAGCTTGTGATGCCCAGGAGGAGCGGAACAGGATGACAGGAGACATGTCCACCCTAAAAGCCAGGAAGACCCCACAGGTTTTCCCCATGTGTCAAGATCAGTTGTGCCCATCCAAGGGCATCTCCAGAagggcacagctcagagctggcttGCCTGGAGGTGGCACATGCacactgcaggagcagacagTGAGCTCCTGCCTCCAAGGAGTGGGgagctgctgtgatgctgtgtgtgcttaATCCCCATTGTCAGCAGCCAGTTGACAAACAGCAGGTTCCTCACGTCCCCGGCAAAGAGGGATTCTCTCATTTGCCCTTCAGAGGGGATGTGTGGATCCGATGCACACACTGAGgtgctccctgtgcagctcagcacaaaCACGCTTTTACTTTCATAGGCTGGTGCTTGATCTGAGCTCCCAGTGTGGTCCTGCACTGGGTGGGGACAGCCAATGTCTTTATCAACCCTTCCCCCAAGCTCTGCGCTCCAGCCCTGCCACTAGCCCAAGTGCCCTCTCACTTACCCTTCGCCCTTCATCAGACCTTTGCTTTGGAGCACAGTTAACCAGTAACTGCCACACTGTGGCTGCAGTGCCTTGATTTGTCATCGGGGCCGGCTCTACAATCTCCCACCCCTCGCCCAGGCACTCTGCCCTGGGTCAGTGGCCTTTTGTCAGTCCCACTAAACTGACTCTGCCCAGAACAGCCTTCTAGGTTGAACAGAGAGTAGGGAGATGGACGGCCACGTGCCAGCACTCACCATTCACAGTGCAGGACTCCACCTGGGAGACGATGCCCGTGCCGTTCTCCTTGTCTGCCGGCCACTGGTAGACGTAGAGCGCCGTGTGCGTGGAGCCGGCGTCGAACACCAGCCCGAACTGCGGAGAGATGCCGATGGGATGCGGGGTGTCGGGAGGGACAGAGCAGATTTAGCTGGTGGCAGACGAGACAGCCTTGGGAGAGCTACCCAGGTGCAGCCGGGCAGAAGACTCCCACCGGGCAGGGAGTGCGCTTCTCAAACACTAGACTGAGCCCACGCAGCCTAGCATCCACCCAGAGCCATCGCGAACGCGTGACAAATATCGCAGTCAGCAGTGCACTGGGGACCCCATCGGCTCTGCTGCAGCTACCATGACGGGAGTATCCCTGTGAACACTGCATGCAAAGAGCTGATATTTGTGCTTGTATAGCAAGAAACACTTCGTCGACAGAACCACTTGATGCTGGCAGCCTGGCGATGGCAAGTTTGTCCACCATGTTCCTTTTGGTGAATAACAGCACCGGCCTTAAACCTGCGGGGAGAATTCAGACATCACGATGTAAGAAGCAACGCCACAGTGACGAGGGTAGCAGTGCTTATGCAAAAGCGCCTTACCGTTCATTGTGCAGGAGGCAGAAAATACAATCCTCATCACAATATAACAAGCATCTCACAGTAATCGAGGGCAATGATGCTGACGACACAGGGCGCCTCAGCAGACNCAGGTAGTTGACGGTGATCCAGCCAAAGGCACCCTCCTCATTCCCAGTGAGGATCTGAGCTCCACGGAAGTCCACAGGGTACTCACGAATGGTCTTGCTGACCTCAGCAAAGACCTGATCAGCTTTTGTGCtgttctgctccctgcagaagaAGACAAATCCCATGTGGTGGAAGAGGCAATTGCAGGGGAGCTTTCAGAGCAGGCTAATAGTAAAAGACTGTGACCTGCAAAGCAGTGGGACTACACAGTGACAGCATACACCCCGTCCATCCATTGCTTTTCATCCTATAacatcctttccaacccaaaccattctatgaattCAAGTCTAGCAAAGTATGTTGTTCCTTCCCCAGGGTACTGCCAGGCAGGCACCAGTGTAGGCTGCAGTTTCCCCATGGAGCAGTGAGCTGGCTATGTTGGTCAGCCCCAGTGGGCTACAGAAATGGATGCTCAGCCCATTGCCATGGTCTGTCTGAGCAGCTGCCCCTCTGCCcccaatcccagccccacacccctTCTAAGATGCTGAAGTGTGTGGTGGGGGCAGTGCCTGTACCTCAGCAGCCTCATGCCCGCTGTGGCCCCCAGGTAGGTGGGTGTCTGccgctgctgctctgcagggataGCTGTCATGGCCTTGTCCAGGCAGGGCTTCAGGCTGGCACCAGCTCCAGTGGGATCATCTGCATAGCTGGAGATGCCAGATCCTGCAACAGAGCACCTTGTGATGCCCAGGAGGAGCGGAACAGGATGACAGGAGACATGTCCACCCTAAAAGCCAGGAAGACCCCACAGGTTTTCCCCATGTGTCAAGATCAGTTGTGCCCATCCAAGGGCATCTCCAGAagggcacagctcagagctggcttGCCTGGAGGTGGCACATGCacactgcaggagcagacagTGAGCTCCTGCCTCCAAGGAGTGGGgagctgctgtgatgctgtgtgtgcttaATCCCCATTGTCAGCAGCCAGTTGACAAACAGCAGGTTCCTCACGTCCCCGGCAAAGAGGGATTCTCTCATTTGCCCTTCAGAGGGGATGTGTGGATCCGATGCACACACTGAGgtgctccctgtgcagctcagcacaaaCACGCTTTTACTTTCATAGGCTGGTGCTTGATCTGAGCTCCCAGTGTGGTCCTGCACTGGGTGGGGACAGCCAATGTCTTTATCAACCCTTCCCCCAAGCTCTGCGCTCCAGCCCTGCCACTAGCCCAAGTGCCCTCTCACTTACCCTTCGCCCTTCATCAGACCTTTGCTTTGGAGCACAGTTAACCAGTAACTGCCACACTGTGGCTGCAGTGCCTTGATTTGTCATCGGGGCCGGCTCTACAATCTCCCACCCCTCGCCCAGGCACTCTGCCCTGGGTCAGTGGCCTTTTGTCAGTCCCACTAAACTGACTCTGCCCAGAACAGCCTTCTAGGTTGAACAGAGAGTAGGGAGATGGACGGCCACGTGCCAGCACTCACCATTCACAGTGCAGGACTCCACCTGGGAGACGATGCCCGTGCCGTTCTCCTTGTCTGCCGGCCACTGGTAGACGTAGAGCGCCGTGTGCGTGGAGCCGGCGTCGAACACCAGCCCGAACTGCGGAGAGATGCCGATGGGATGCGGGGTGTCGGGAGGGACAGAGCAGATTTAGCtggtggcagagctgggagagctCCAGGTGAGCGGGCAGAGCTCCCAGCGGGCAGGGAGTGGTTCACATGACTGAGCCAAGAGTGTCACCAGAGCAGGGAAAGCGTGACATTGCAGTCAGCAGTGCACTGGGGCCATGGCTCTGTGAGCTAATGGGGGAGTTCCCTGGGTGCCCTGCAGTGCAAAGGCTGTATGTGCTGTAAGCAAGAAAACTGTGACAGACCCACTTGATGTGCCAGCCTGCGTGGCAGTTTGTCCCCATTTTGGTGAATAACAGCACGGCCTGCCTAAAGCTGGGGAGAATCTCAGAA is a genomic window of Coturnix japonica isolate 7356 chromosome 17, Coturnix japonica 2.1, whole genome shotgun sequence containing:
- the LOC107321671 gene encoding ectonucleoside triphosphate diphosphohydrolase 8, with product MLTWPGYKAGRGMEYKAKVITGLLTATCVFSIIALILSAVHVKDVFLPPGSKFGLVFDAGSTHTALYVYQWPADKENGTGIVSQVESCTVNGSGISSYADDPTGAGASLKPCLDKAMTAIPAEQQRQTPTYLGATAGMRLLREQNSTKADQVFAEVSKTIREYPVDFRGAQILTGNEEGAFGWITVNYLLETLIKFSFTGKWEHPQNTEVLGALDLGGASTQITFQPGVTIEDKNTSVHFRLYGTNYSLYTHSYLCYGQMQALKRLTAALHQDSLYAQQISQPCYPKGYQENITIAEIYDSPCVPIPSMLSPAQVLTVTGTGNPAACRAAILKLFNFTCGANRTCGFDGVYQPPVRGQFFAFSGFYYTFSFLNLTSQQSLSHVNATVWDFCNNTWSKLVETFPQNKEHLHTYCMVGLYILTLLVDGYKFDEHTWSNIHFSQKAGNTDIGWTLGYMLNLTNMIPMEALEHVKGQQPSLWAGAISFIVLAIVAGLVAILLQCFWKSK